From Hymenobacter sedentarius, a single genomic window includes:
- a CDS encoding sensor histidine kinase, with the protein MRYLLLLAAVWLLTLPARATPLPADTAVLHVTRLPAAGLTLTKGWRYHPGDDPAWARPDFDDSAWDTLNPVRPWREQPTRFYTGRSWLRLRFQLGDSLSRQVLLLRPNGTGAFELYLDGQLLRREGRLHPDLRRVESNPNASAPLDLPALGRGPHVLAVRFAPMQYPAWLLGVRTSYPPLFCQLFTAPQARRQDAELAQFVTRFMVLAGVFGLLTLLHLVFFRYNPARPANRYFALYAGTTALFFGLHAYLQGDTDFSSNAQQIVAWVTSYWLQLLSYLWAVRALYALFGYRPGRLYYGLWVVSVLTLAGGSFYVFSTGPSNFAVVVCMGLAIVELLRLTIQAGRERQRGVGIVGTGFAIGLLCLVAGVALAVAHIYRFHGYPIFVILLLLAFLVPALGISLFLAREFALDAQQLLAKLGEVEQLSAQTIAQEQEKQALLAAQNETLETQVAQRTGELQRSLSDLRATQAQLVQKEKMASLGELTAGIAHEIQNPLNFVNNFSEVSTELMAELEEAQAAGDTEEVAALAVDVRQNLGKITEHGRRAAAIVRGMLEHSRTSTGERAPTDVNQLADEYLRLAYQGLRANDKGFQATLQTDLAPGLPLVEAVGADLGRVLLNLFSNAFYAVHQRQQTGEAGYAPTVSVATARANGHVAIRVTDNGTGMPVAVQAKIFQPFFTTKPTGEGTGLGLSLSHDIIAQGHGGTLAVQSQDGQGTTFTICLPVSPV; encoded by the coding sequence ATGCGCTACTTGTTGTTGCTGGCCGCCGTCTGGCTGCTGACCCTGCCCGCCCGGGCCACCCCGTTGCCCGCCGACACCGCCGTCCTGCACGTAACGCGCCTGCCCGCCGCCGGCCTGACGCTCACCAAAGGCTGGCGCTACCACCCCGGCGACGACCCCGCCTGGGCCCGGCCCGATTTCGACGATAGCGCCTGGGACACGCTCAACCCCGTGCGCCCTTGGCGCGAGCAGCCCACACGCTTTTACACGGGCCGGAGCTGGCTGCGGCTGCGCTTCCAACTCGGCGACAGCCTGAGCCGGCAGGTGCTGCTGCTGCGGCCCAACGGCACCGGCGCCTTTGAGCTCTACCTGGATGGGCAACTGCTGCGCCGCGAGGGCCGCCTGCACCCCGACCTGCGCCGGGTGGAGAGCAACCCCAACGCGTCCGCGCCGCTGGACCTGCCCGCCCTGGGCCGCGGGCCGCACGTGCTGGCCGTGCGCTTTGCCCCCATGCAGTACCCCGCGTGGCTGCTGGGGGTGCGCACCTCCTACCCGCCGCTCTTCTGCCAGCTGTTCACGGCGCCGCAGGCTCGGCGGCAGGACGCCGAGCTGGCGCAGTTTGTCACCCGGTTTATGGTGTTGGCCGGCGTCTTTGGGCTGCTCACGCTGCTGCACCTGGTGTTCTTTCGCTACAACCCCGCCCGGCCGGCCAACCGCTACTTCGCCCTCTACGCCGGCACGACGGCCCTGTTCTTCGGCCTGCACGCCTACCTGCAAGGGGACACTGATTTCTCGTCCAACGCGCAGCAGATAGTGGCGTGGGTGACCAGTTACTGGTTGCAGCTGCTGAGCTACCTCTGGGCGGTGCGGGCGCTGTACGCCCTGTTTGGCTACCGGCCCGGCCGCCTCTACTACGGGCTGTGGGTCGTCAGTGTCCTGACCCTGGCCGGGGGCAGCTTTTACGTTTTTAGCACGGGGCCTTCCAATTTCGCAGTGGTCGTCTGCATGGGGCTGGCCATCGTCGAGCTGCTGCGCCTGACCATCCAAGCGGGCCGGGAGCGGCAGCGCGGCGTCGGCATTGTCGGCACCGGCTTTGCCATCGGGCTGCTTTGCCTGGTGGCCGGCGTTGCGCTGGCCGTGGCCCACATATACCGCTTCCACGGCTACCCCATCTTCGTTATTTTACTCCTGCTCGCCTTCCTGGTGCCGGCGCTGGGCATCAGCCTGTTTCTGGCCCGCGAGTTTGCCCTCGACGCGCAGCAGCTGCTGGCGAAATTAGGAGAGGTGGAGCAGCTTTCGGCCCAGACCATCGCCCAGGAACAGGAGAAACAAGCGCTGCTGGCGGCGCAAAACGAGACCCTGGAAACGCAAGTCGCCCAGCGCACCGGCGAGCTGCAACGCTCCCTCAGCGACCTGCGCGCCACCCAGGCCCAACTCGTTCAGAAGGAGAAAATGGCCAGCCTGGGCGAGCTCACGGCCGGCATCGCCCACGAAATCCAGAACCCGCTCAACTTCGTCAACAACTTCTCCGAAGTCAGCACCGAACTAATGGCCGAGCTGGAAGAAGCCCAGGCCGCCGGCGACACGGAAGAGGTCGCGGCCCTGGCGGTGGACGTGCGGCAGAACCTGGGCAAAATCACCGAGCACGGGCGGCGAGCGGCGGCCATCGTGCGCGGCATGCTCGAGCACTCGCGCACGAGCACCGGCGAGCGCGCGCCCACCGACGTCAACCAGCTGGCCGACGAGTACCTGCGCCTGGCCTACCAGGGCCTGCGGGCCAACGACAAAGGCTTCCAGGCCACGCTGCAAACCGACTTGGCGCCGGGCCTGCCGCTGGTCGAGGCCGTGGGGGCCGACCTGGGCCGGGTGCTGCTCAACCTGTTCAGCAACGCCTTTTACGCCGTGCACCAGCGCCAGCAGACCGGCGAGGCGGGCTACGCGCCCACCGTCAGCGTGGCCACCGCGCGCGCGAACGGCCACGTCGCCATCCGGGTGACGGACAACGGCACCGGCATGCCGGTCGCGGTGCAGGCCAAAATTTTCCAGCCCTTCTTCACCACCAAGCCCACGGGCGAGGGCACCGGCCTGGGCCTTTCCTTGAGCCACGACATCATCGCCCAGGGCCACGGCGGCACGCTGGCAGTACAAAGTCAGGACGGCCAGGGCACCACGTTCACGATTTGCTTACCCGTTTCTCCCGTTTAG